The Chitinophaga parva genomic sequence CGCCGGTGGTACCGCGTTTGGTGGTGACGATCACCACGCCGTTAGACCCGCGGGAGCCGTAAATGGCGGTAGAAGATGCATCCTTGAGGATGGTCACCGATTCAATATCGTCCGGGTTGATGAGGTTGAGCGGGCTGTATTGCTGTCCAAAACTGGAAGCAATGGGAAACCCGTCTATCACGAACAATGGGTCGCTGCCGGCGCCAAACGAGCCGGAGCCGCGGATCTTGATGGAGGCGCCGCCGCCGGGTGTACCGGTCACCGCGCTCACCTGCACGCCCGGTACCTGCCCGGTCAGTTTCTGGTCCATGCCGGCTACGGGCAGGTCCTGGAATTGCTTGCCACTCACGGTGGCCACGGCGCCGGTGGCGTCTTTCTTTTGCTGGGTGCCATACCCGATCACTACGATCTCATTCAGCCCGGAGGCATTGGCGCTCAGTTGCGCGCGGATGATGGTTTGCGTGCCTACGGCAATGCGTTTTTCCTGGTAGCCGATGTAGCGGAAGGAAAGCACATCGGAAGGGGAGGCGTGCAGGGTAAAATCACCGGAGGCATTGGTGAGCGTGCCGGTGGATTTGCCCACTACCTGCACCGTAACGCCCACGAGGGGGCCGTTGGTAGAGTCGGTCACATGACCGGTGATGGTGGTGTTCTGCTGCGCAAGGGCAGCCGGCATCAGGCATGACAGTAGCAGGGCGAAGCACCATGCCATTCGCCAAAGGTAGCGTTGATACATAACGTGGAGTATTATATGATGAAAATCGTACTGAAAGCCGGTTGGCAGCGGCGCATAAAGGTCCTGGTCCCGGCTATGCTGTACCGGGATAACGGGAATGGATATACGATCTATGGCCGCAGGAAGCTCCTAGCTGGAGCGGGTGTTGATGCGATGTCCCATAATAGAGGTGTTTGATAAGTGAGCGCTAATAAATCGACCGTGTTGTTAGGCTGGTCACGTGGACGACCAGGCTGTTGTAAATTTCCGGGCATAGTATCATGCCATAAACAATTTACCAACTATATTCCGGGCAACTATCCTGTGCCATCCTGCGGATAGGGTTGTGAAAATGCGGGAAATGATTTTATTTGCGGTATGGCTACGAATATGATGAATGATCCCAACTTCCGCGAGGAGTTGAAGGCAGCGGTGACGCAGCATGGATGGGTGGTGGTGCCCATGTTAGGTAATGAGCAGGATGCGCTGCCGGATTTTGCACACACGATCGGACTGTGGGGAAATTTCCGGCACCCGGAAATTCTGGTAATGGGATTGCCCGGAGAGGCCGCACAGGCGCTGCTGCACCGGCTTTCCTCGATGGTAAAGGAAGGTAAACAACTGCCGGTACATGCGGACATTACCGGCGTAATAGAAGATCTGCCCGTGCGCCTGCTGCCGGTAGATGCTTCCAATATTCCCGACTTTTTTGGCGCTGCCGCGATTCAATACGATGGATTTACTTTTCCCGCCCTGCAGATGGTGTGGGCAGACAAAGCCGGCAAATGGCCCTGGGAGCGGGAGTTTGATAGCGCGCTGGCGTGGAGGCAACTGTTCCTGCATACCCCCATTGCGTTTAAATTCATGGAATCTGAAGACACGCCGGTGTTTGCAACGGGTGAGGTGTTGAACGGCAGCCACCCGGTGATCGCGGTGTTCCGCGATGCGCAGGGGCGGTGGAATTTCCTGCACGCCACGGAAGTGGAAGGGCCGGCCATGCAGACCACCCTGGGCGCAATGGTGGAGCGGGATGCTTCGCTCAATTCGCTTTTTACCATGCCGCGGAATGTGATCGCGGTGCGGCAGGCGCCGGATGCGGGGTGGGAGTGGTTCCAGTTTAATGCGGATGCACAATAAAGTTGTTTTTTGGGCTTCGGTGGTCGAAGCCCTTTTTTTGGTACGCTCCGCGTGATGGGGGGCGCTGCCGCGGGGGCCTACTTTTTTGCTGGCACAAAAAAGTAGCAAAAAAATGCCTGGCTGTCAGAAAATGGCTAAAATTTACTGCGTGCCGCTGCGATAAACGAAGTCCTACTATTGGGCGGGTTTATCGCTATTGGGCGATTGTGTATTTCAGGATGGCCCACTTCTGCCCTTTGCGCGTGCCCTCCGCAGATCATGGACCCGTCCCCCCGGCGGGGGCAGGGGCGACAATCAAAACAGGGACCCCCATCTTTCAAAAACTACATTGAAAATTCCTAGAAAGCACCTGGTCAACCCTTGTCGTATGGCAAGCATTAAAACGGTGTCACGGATTATAATAAATCCTGCTTTCATACTCGATCGTCGCTAATCCATTTTGCTGGTATTGCTCAAACACCTGTTGCAGATCTTTCATCACCGCATCAAATTCCGGCTCATTTTCCAGCGGCATGTACGATGAAGAAAGCAACTGGCCTTTCAATCCCTGCAGGTCCATGTGCATGCTGTGCATAAAGGATTTTTCTGCCATGCCCAGATCGCCGAAGAAGCTGGTCAGGTCTGGCTCGTGGCTTTTGCGGATGCCGGTGTAGTTGCGGCCGTGCCGCTGTTTGATGGCTTCAAATGCTTTCCCGAAATCGCTGTGGATGGTGCGGTAATTCCAGATCAGGGCAATGTGGCCACCGGGCTGCAGGATGCGGAGAAACTCCCTGCGCGCTGCTTCCGGTTGCAGCCAGTGAAATGCCTGTGCTACGGTGATCAGCTCCACGCTGCCATCCGGCAGGGTCGTGGCTTCCCCGGTGCCATTCACACTCCTGAAAGTAGCGAAGCGGGATAACTGCTTTTCTGCGGCGCTGCGCATATTTTCATTCGGTTCTACCGCAAATACTTCATAACCTTCCTGTAATAATAAAGCAGTAAGAATGCCGGTGCCGGCACCCACATCAGCAACAGGACTGTTGGGCTGGAGATCAAACTGTTGTTGCATGAACTGTAGCATGGCTGCCGGGTAAGTGGGCCTGTATTTCACATAATGGTCCACCCGTTCGGAAAAACGTTCTGTTGGTTTCATAGGTCCTCAATATACGCCTAAAAGCGCGAATGCCCGAGGTGCGGGCTGGTCTGATGATGGTTAAGCCCGTTGATCGGTGAACGGTTCGGACCCTAAATTGTTGGATTACAAAATCTGCTGGATTGTAAATTGCACTTTAACTTTGGATAATGGCAGTTGTAACCGGCTGGCCGGGAATGATTCGCCGTAAATGATCAGCAAATCACTTTTTACAATTTAATAACCTGGCAATTTAACCACCTGAAATGATAGACGCTGCAGATATCCGCATTGGGAATTATGTCTGGTATTATGATTATAACATGCTGGAGCAGGCGTTCCAGGTAGAGGGGATTTACAATGGATATATCTACAACTCCGGGTTGCCGCAAAGTAAGATCACGTTGGAGAAAGCGAATCCCTGCCTGTTGGACGCCTACATGCTGCGCCGCTTCAGCTTCATTGCCGGCGACCCGGATTACAAAGAAGACCCCGACATGTTTTCCCTGAAATATAACCGGCTCAACAGCCTGCATATTAAAGTCACCGGCGATGTTTTCCAGCCCTACACAGATTCGCCGGTAGGCCTGATACCTTATGGACTGCCCATTGTGCATGTGCACCAGTTGCAGAACTGGTATCACGCCCTCACCCGCGATGAACTGGAAATCATGTATTGAAAACATCCTGCAGTGCCATGGCTATTGGTGTGGTGGCGGTATACCGTGGCGATACGGTCACTCCCGTTCCCGCAGGCGCTCATCCGTGTAAGTGATTTCAGTTTT encodes the following:
- a CDS encoding class I SAM-dependent methyltransferase, with the translated sequence MKPTERFSERVDHYVKYRPTYPAAMLQFMQQQFDLQPNSPVADVGAGTGILTALLLQEGYEVFAVEPNENMRSAAEKQLSRFATFRSVNGTGEATTLPDGSVELITVAQAFHWLQPEAARREFLRILQPGGHIALIWNYRTIHSDFGKAFEAIKQRHGRNYTGIRKSHEPDLTSFFGDLGMAEKSFMHSMHMDLQGLKGQLLSSSYMPLENEPEFDAVMKDLQQVFEQYQQNGLATIEYESRIYYNP
- a CDS encoding DUF4262 domain-containing protein, giving the protein MATNMMNDPNFREELKAAVTQHGWVVVPMLGNEQDALPDFAHTIGLWGNFRHPEILVMGLPGEAAQALLHRLSSMVKEGKQLPVHADITGVIEDLPVRLLPVDASNIPDFFGAAAIQYDGFTFPALQMVWADKAGKWPWEREFDSALAWRQLFLHTPIAFKFMESEDTPVFATGEVLNGSHPVIAVFRDAQGRWNFLHATEVEGPAMQTTLGAMVERDASLNSLFTMPRNVIAVRQAPDAGWEWFQFNADAQ